The Zymobacter palmae DNA window CCCGTTTCGGGAATCGCCACGACAGCAGCACCACACATGAATATCCCTGTGATAAGGCCAATCCACTGAGTACGTGACAGGAAGTTCGAGTAATTGCGAATCAGCATAAGAAAGATCAACGGTGCCCCGATCCAGCCCCCGCGAGACCCCGACAACAGCGAAGCCCCTATTCCCATTGCCGCACCCAACGCAAAAGCCGTAATCCAGTAAGCACGACGCTTCTGTTCCTGTCCCCAAGCAATGCCTGCAAGGCATAGCACGCCCATCAGCATGGAAAGATCACCAAACTGAATGGGGTACAAGAAGCCTTCTGCCCTATCCATCCCAAGCCATATCTTCTGATAGACAGCGATGACGCCAGCAGATACCGCGCTTAAGATTACGCCCCGCCAGAGCCAAGTGACACGCGGGGGGTAACGCAGCAAAATCAGTAGTACCGGAATCGCCAGCAGAAAACGAGCGGGTTTATCAAGTTCACGAGATTTAAGGTGGAACCAAAGAATTTCCGCTGCCAGCGCACAGAAGTAAGCTCCAAAGGCGGCCATCAACCAGCGGTCATGAGCATTGATTCTAAGCTTGAACGGGGTTGCGGAACTGAGCCAAGAACGAGGCAGCAACAGCACCACAGACAGCAGCAGCAATAGCGTCGGCCCCAGCGAGTAACCACCGGGAAAGGAAAGGTTTATGGCGAACATCAAAAATACGATTAGGGTGGTGACCCAGCGCCATCGACATGTAGGTTCAGCCCTTACGGCCATGATAACTCCTGATATGATTGGTACAGCCAAGCGGTAAATGGCAGTCGATAGACGATAGACGATAGACGATAGACGATAGAATAGACCTCCTGTCTACCAAAATGTCTCTTCCATGATTTGGCTTATCGACTTATTTTGTATGGATTATGCATAACAAAACATATTCAAGAACAGATTATTTAGGGCAACAATAGGTCTATTTCTTTATATTAACAGAATATTAAAGCATTCAACTACGCAACTTCATATCAAAACAAAAAGGGTGGCTAATTTTTTCATACCACCCATTAATTTCAAATATAGCTATATATCTTAGCTTGCAGATTTATCGCTAATAACCTTAAAGAAGGTCATAAATATAATTTTTATATCTAACCATAACGACCAGTTTTCAATATACCACAGGTCATATTCTACTCGGCGTTCAAGGCTAGTGTCGCCCCTCAGCCCATGAATCTGAGCCCAGCCAGTAATACCAGCCTTAACCATATGCTTTTGCATATAGCCCGGAATTTCTTCACCAAATTTTTTGACAAAGATGTCGCGCTCTGGACGCGGCCCCACGATCGACATATCCCCCTTAAGAACGTTAAGGAACTGCGGAAGCTCATCTAGGCTAGCCTTACGAATGAACTTACCAAACGGCGTGATATCTTTATTTTTTGCGTTACCCCAGACCACCTTGCTCTTTTCGCTATCCACTGGCATAGACCGGAACTTCAGCATGCCAAAATTGCGGTTGTTCCAGCTAACGCGCGTCTGCCTATAGAAGATAGGTCCTTGGGAAGACAACTTGACACCCAGTGCCACTAGTAGCAACACAGGAAAAATCATCACAATGATGAGAGATGACAGCACAATGTCTTCAAGGCGCTTAATGCACCGTTTACTTTTCGTCATGGGCGAACAGCTAATATCAAGCAACCTAACGCCGGAAAACGTCGATGGTTTGTAGTTGATCAGCCTCAGTTCCTGCATTCCCGGCATAAACCGGATGTTCAATGACATCTTGTCGAGCGCATCTACGATTGGCGCTACCTGATCGCCCAAAGAGATCGGCAGGCAGATCCAAACTTCATCCTCATCAATGTTGAGCTCCTGCAAAGATGCCATCGAATAGGTGTTCCAACCTAAGAGGGCTGCTGCATCGCTATCGCTTTCTCTGACAAGTACGCGTGACACTTCGAACTCAGAATATTGGTCTTGTCGCAATGCCTGCGCGACCTGATCACAATAAGTATAGTTGCCGATCAATAGTACTTTATACTTTTGCTTTTGTATGACACAGCGATAAACCGAATATGCCAGAGCGCGCGCAATCAAAGTTAAAAAAAATGCTATCCCGCCCCAATAAAGAAGCCATTCCCTGACAAATTTTTCGTTAAGATCGAAAAAGAATAGCACAACCAAGATGCTGATGCCCCATATAATGTAGCCTCGCATGATGTCACAGAAAATTTTTAATGCACTTTTCCCCTTCCAGCTGGCATACATGCCCACAAGAGGGAATATACAAGCTGCTAACAAAGCGCCTACAAGAGTGGCCCAGCTATATTTTTCGATAGACATAGCTAAGCTATTAAAATAAAAAGAATATGCCAACCATCCTGACATTATTATAAGCACAACATCTAGCACATTAGAAAAACAAGCGCTAAAATTTATAGCAGTAACTGTCAAATGCTGATTTTCGTTACTTTTCATAAAAAGTCCATATAACCTGTCGCGTTTCAACGCTTATAGCAGAATTGACTAAAAACAATTACATGTATTTTTCAAATATCCACAATAAACCTTTAATCTTTTTGTATTTAGTAAATTATATTCATCAGCTTCTAACTTTAAACTCAACTGCCCTAAAAACGTAGTGTGTAAAAAAATATAACGACCTTATTATACTGAAATGGAAGCTTTTACGCAAAACATTCCAATGCCAAGTAATTGCTTTTCGTTTGGAAGATGAAAGACTATTATTTGATATATTATGAAAAACCAAAGGCTCTTTTTCAAAACCTAACTTCTTATTGGAGGTAGCGTCAATCACTTTATATATAAAAGCAAAATCTTCATGTCCAATGTTTTCAAAGTAAGTTTGATCAGCCTGTTTTTTTCTAACTACAACACTTGAAAAACAGACTCTTACTTTTTTCTGCAAAAATTCTTTGGAAGTAACATTTCCAGGCATATTAATTGTTTTCTCTACTTTGTTTTTCACATAAAAATAACTTGCACCTACTATATCAAAATTTTTTAAAATTTTTGTTTGTCGTTCAAGTTTATCAATAGACCAAGTATCATCACTATCGATAAAAGCCAAAAATTCACCTTTGCTATTTTGTATTCCTTTATTTCTTGAATAAGAAACCCCCTGATTTTCAGTATTTTTTAAAATCTTTACTCTATTATCTTTTATGTTTTCGATAATTTTGTGCATGCTATTATCAGTCGAACTATCATCTATCACTATGAGCTCAAGAGAAGAAACTGTTTGTTTCAAAACAGATTCAACAGCTTGAAGCACTGTATCTTCTGCATTATATACAGGTAATATTACACTAAATTTAACATTTTTAATCATAACACTAGCTCCAACCATTTAGGCTTGATTTCATCTAGACAAAAACGTTTAGAATTTTTAATAGCAGCACATCGCATATCACTCAAAAGGCTTTCATTCGAAGTCAAAAGCATCAGTGAGCTAACAAATTCTTTACTTGTTTTAACAACAAATCCCCCCCTTGAGTTTCCTATTATTTCTTTTGGTCCTGTCGGGCAATCCATTACAACACATGGCAATCCATATGCTTGAGATTCAATCAAGACCATTGGAAACCCCTCATAAGCGGAGGTCATTAGAAATAAAGAAGACTCTTGATAAATAGCACTGGTATCAGCAAGCATTCCTCTAAAATTAACCGATGCAGAAATACCAAGTTCATCTCTATATTTTATAAGCTTGTTTTTTTCATCACCATCGCCCACTATATCTAAACACCACCCATCAGCATCCTGCTTTTTAAAATCAGCCCAGTACTCTAATAAATGATCAACTCGTTTTTGA harbors:
- a CDS encoding O-antigen ligase family protein codes for the protein MFAINLSFPGGYSLGPTLLLLLSVVLLLPRSWLSSATPFKLRINAHDRWLMAAFGAYFCALAAEILWFHLKSRELDKPARFLLAIPVLLILLRYPPRVTWLWRGVILSAVSAGVIAVYQKIWLGMDRAEGFLYPIQFGDLSMLMGVLCLAGIAWGQEQKRRAYWITAFALGAAMGIGASLLSGSRGGWIGAPLIFLMLIRNYSNFLSRTQWIGLITGIFMCGAAVVAIPETGVARRIHQIYIDIHDYRQGENNTSLGARFDLWRMANYMYGHRPIFGYGSYQFVEMRNEIHEKFGYGQGVIEQDLQSAHNEILDAAAKRGSIGVLALLGVYLVPLALFSRYRKSRDMTTRSLALGGAMIPVCFMDFGMSQVLFTHNDAVMVYPYAIAVFWACLRYRQAQLRWTNSGFLPSSK
- a CDS encoding undecaprenyl-phosphate glucose phosphotransferase, translated to MKSNENQHLTVTAINFSACFSNVLDVVLIIMSGWLAYSFYFNSLAMSIEKYSWATLVGALLAACIFPLVGMYASWKGKSALKIFCDIMRGYIIWGISILVVLFFFDLNEKFVREWLLYWGGIAFFLTLIARALAYSVYRCVIQKQKYKVLLIGNYTYCDQVAQALRQDQYSEFEVSRVLVRESDSDAAALLGWNTYSMASLQELNIDEDEVWICLPISLGDQVAPIVDALDKMSLNIRFMPGMQELRLINYKPSTFSGVRLLDISCSPMTKSKRCIKRLEDIVLSSLIIVMIFPVLLLVALGVKLSSQGPIFYRQTRVSWNNRNFGMLKFRSMPVDSEKSKVVWGNAKNKDITPFGKFIRKASLDELPQFLNVLKGDMSIVGPRPERDIFVKKFGEEIPGYMQKHMVKAGITGWAQIHGLRGDTSLERRVEYDLWYIENWSLWLDIKIIFMTFFKVISDKSAS
- a CDS encoding glycosyltransferase family 2 protein → MIKNVKFSVILPVYNAEDTVLQAVESVLKQTVSSLELIVIDDSSTDNSMHKIIENIKDNRVKILKNTENQGVSYSRNKGIQNSKGEFLAFIDSDDTWSIDKLERQTKILKNFDIVGASYFYVKNKVEKTINMPGNVTSKEFLQKKVRVCFSSVVVRKKQADQTYFENIGHEDFAFIYKVIDATSNKKLGFEKEPLVFHNISNNSLSSSKRKAITWHWNVLRKSFHFSIIRSLYFFTHYVFRAVEFKVRS